GTTTGGCCGCCGGGTAGCACAAAATCGACGCCGCAAAAAATCCACCAGCAACCCCGATCTCGTGGTACGCAATTTAGCCGAACTCAGACCGGGCGCGCCGGTAGTGCACGCCGATCACGGTGTCGGTCGTTATCTGGGCCTGCAAACTTTAGATGTCGATGATGATGCCAACGAATTTCTCACCCTGGAATATGCCGAAGGCTCATTGCTCTATGTCCCCGTTAGCGCCTTATTTTTAATCAGCCGCTACACCGGCAGCGATGAAGACAATGCCCCGCTACACCGGCTGGGCTCAGACCAATGGTCTAAGGCCAAGCGTAAAGCCGCAGAAAAAATTCGTGATGTCGCCGCCGAGCTGCTGGATATCTACGCCCGCCGAAGCGCCCGCAGCGGCCGCGCCTTTGATCTGGATGAAGCGGACTATCAAATGTTTGCCGAGGGTTTTCCCTTTGAGGAAACCCCCGACCAACAAACTGCCATCGACGCCGTCATCGGCGACATGAAAGCCACCCAGCCGATGGACAGGCTGGTTTGCGGTGACGTGGGCTTTGGTAAAACCGAAGTGGCCGTTCGAGCGGCCTTTATCGCCGTACAAAATAGCAGCCAAGTCGTCGTTTTGGTGCCTACCACCCTGCTCGCCCAGCAACATTTTGAGTCATTCAGAGATCGCTTTGCCGACTGGCCTGTTACCGTAGAAGTGCTATCGCGCTTCCGCAGTGCCAGTGAACAAAAAGCGATTCTGGAAAACATGGCCGATGGTAAAGTGGATATTTTAATCGGCACCCACAAGCTGCTTAATGGCGGCATTAAATATCGGGAGCTCGGCCTAGTCATTATCGACGAAGAACACCGCTTTGGTGTGCGCCAAAAAGAAGCCCTGAAAAATCTCCGTGCGGAAGTGGATATTCTGACCCTGACGGCTACGCCGATTCCACGCACCCTGAACATGTCTATGTCGGGGATCAGGGATCTATCTATTATCGCAACGCCCCCCGCGCGTCGACTGTCGGTAAAAACCTTTGTTCGCGAGCGTGACGATGCGCTGATAAAAGAAGCTATTCTCCGAGAAGTGCTGCGGGGTGGTCAGGTTTATTACCTCCACAATGAGGTAAAAACGATAGAAAAAGCCGCCCGCGATTTGCAAGAAGTCTTACCCGACATTCGTATCGGCATCGGTCATGGTCAAATGCGGGAGCGGGAGCTGGAGCAGGTGATGAGTGATTTCTATCACCGCCGTCACAATGTATTGCTGTGCTCCACCATTATTGAAACCGGTATCGACGTACCCAATGCCAACACCATTATTATTGAGCGGGCCGATAAATTTGGCCTGGCTCAGTTGCATCAACTGCGGGGCCGGGTGGGTCGCTCCCATCACCAAGCCTATGCCTACTTACTCACCCCGCCAATTAAACAGCTTACCGGAGATGCCCAAAAACGCTTAACCGCCATCAGTGAAGCCGATGACTTGGGCGCAGGCTTTACCCTCGCGACACACGATATGGAGATTCGCGGCGCAGGTGAGCTGCTGGGCGATGAACAAAGCGGACAGATTCATTCCATTGGCTTTACCATGTATATGGATATGCTGGATCGGGCGGTTAACGCCATTAAGTCCGGCAAAACCATCGATCTTGAAAACAGCAGCGAAGACAATGTCGACATTAATTTGCGGCTACCCGCACTGATCCCCGACGACTACCTGCCCGACGTACAAAGCCGCTTAATGATGTATAAACGTATTGCCAGCGCCGCCAACGCTGACGAGCTTAGAGAGTTGCAGATAGAAATGATTGATCGCTTTGGCCTGCTGCCCGATCAAATCAAAAATCTGTTCCGGGCTTCCGAACTCCGCCAACGAGCTGGCGCACTGGGGATCAGTAAACTGGAGTTTTCTGCTCGCGGCGGGCGAATCGAGTTTTCGGCTCATACCGAGGTGGACCCGCTAAAACTGGTACAGCTGGTTCAATCGGCGCCCGGCGCCTATCAATTTGATGGTGCCACGGCATTAAAATGCAAAGCTGAGCTTGAAGAAGCAGCGCAACGCTTTGAATACATAGAACAATTATTGGAGATGCTGGAACCGTAGGGTGATACCTGCGATAGTAATGCCAGCCAAAATGCCGGGGTTCCGATCACTATGCGCAAACCATCTTTAAAATACCTGCTGGGTGCCCTGCTGCTCTCAAGCATTTCGCTATCAAGCTTGGCGGCGGATCGAGAATTCCAGATAGACCTGATCGTGTTTGCCAACAACAACTCAAACGCCGCCTTTTCTGAAAGCTGGCCTGATAACCTGCGCCTGCGCTATCCCAATAACTGGGTGCAACTGCCTGGCAGTGGTGGCAAAAATAACACATTGACCCGAGTTGACGCGCCCTCACCAGAGTTTGCCGACGTCCTCAAGTCCATGCGTTTGTCATCCCGTTATCGCACCCTGTTTCAAGGTAGCTGGCGGCAAACACTGAAGAATCGACGTAGTGCCCCTGCTATTTTAATTGAAGGCGGTGACCGTCAAGGCGAGCACTACGAGCTGGAAGGTTACGTCAAAGTGGCGGTAGAACGTTATTTATACCTGGACACCAATCTCTGGTTTAGCCGTTTTGGCGATGGTAAAGGCGACTTCTACCTGCCCAGACAACCCTACCGTTTCAGCGGCCAAGAAGAGACCGAGCCAGATTTTGATACCCTAACCGCTCGCCCCGAAGACAGCAGCGAGTATCAAGACGATTACCAGCAGTTTGTAGAACAAAATCCGCAACTTCAGGAAAAGCAGCGTTACGGCGCCAGTAATACGCCCATCGCCCGAATTGTGGTAATGGATCAGCTTCGCCGGCTCCGCAGCAATGAAGTGCATTTTCTGGATCACCCACTGTTTGGCGTATTGGTTATGATCACCAACGTCGATGACCTCCCCCCAGTGGATGCGCAAACCCAAATCAGTCCGTAAACCTTAAAATAAACGTATTAATCAATCCATTTTGGCCAGTGCACAGATCGCACCGGCCAAAATCGTTTTCACTTTTTCCATACCCGTATTCAGCACCAAAGTAATATCGTCCATGGTAATCAGCTCGTCGCTCTCACCTGCCGCGGGATTCACCACCAAACACAAAGATGCGTAATCCATCGCCAGCTCTCTAGCCAACGCTGCTTCTGGCATGCCAGTCATGCCTACCAGGTCATTACCGTCTTTAGCGAGCCGCCTAATCTCCGCTGCAGTTTCTAAACGCGGGCCCTGGGTCGCCGCATACACGCCACCATCAACCATGGGTATCTCAGCTGTTAGCCCTGCCGCCAGCAAACGCTCTCGCAAAGGCTGCGAATAGGGATAGCTGAAATCGATATGTTCAACCTGACCATCCTCACCATCAAAATAGGTATGCTCCCTGCCCCAGGTGTAGTCATTGATCTGATCGGGAACGGCAATCACCTCTGCCCCATAACGCGTGCCTATTCCGCCCACTGCATTGACTGCCAACACCTGTTTGACGCCCAGTGAATGAAGGGCATACAGGTTGGCGCGATAATTTATTTTGTGGGGCGGAATAGAATGCTTGCCGCCATGACGAGGCAGAAATAAAAACTCCACCCCTTGATACCTCAGCGCTTGCAGTTCAGCACTGGGAGAACCATAAGGGGTGTTAATCTTACGGGCCTTGCCAAACTCTAGCCCCGGCCAATCACATAAGCCTGTACCACCAACAACTGCCACTTTATGCCGCATTACTTTTCCTCATTATCTAACTGACTGACTAGCTGTCTCATTGTCCAGTCGTCGGCTGCGTTGCAGTCTCGGCCATGTCTCGCTCAATTTGCACCGGGTCGAGTTTCACCGTCGTTGTTGGGAACGCGACGTCCGCACCCTGTTCATGAATAATATCCATTATCCTCAGTAGAATTTCTTGCTTGATCGCGTGATATTCCACCCAATCCCGGGTCTTGGTAAAGGTATAGATAAAAAAGTCCAAGGATGAGGCGTTGTATTTATTAAAATTCACGATCAGGGTTCGGCCTAAATCAATTTCACTATGATTTTCTAACATAGACCTGACCCGAGAAATAATATCAGGCATCAATGCGGCATCTTGATAGCGAAGGCCAATGGTTTCATAGATCCGCCGGTTTAACATTCGCGAAGGGTTTTCTACTGCAATTTGCGCAAATATGGCGTTGGGCACATACAAAGGCCGCATATCAAAGGTTCTTATCCGGGTCAGGCGCCAACCAATATTTTCTACGGTCCCTTCAATTTCCTTATCGGGCGAACGCACCCATTCCCCCACGGAAAAAGGCCGGTCCAGATAAATCATCAAGCCACCAAAGAAGTTAGATAACAAATCTTTGGCGGCAAACCCCACCGCTATACCGCCAATACCGCCAAAAGCCAGCACCCCAGAAATGCTGTAACCCAGGTTTTGCAGCACCATTAATCCCGCAACAATAATCACCGCAGTACGCACCAATTTGCCAAGCGCCATCACCGTCGTCTGATCTACAGGTTCATCGGATTTACGATAATCCTCAGACAACAATCGCTTTTCTATTTGCCGTACTAGTGACACCAAAAACCAGGAGAGAATGAGCACCACGCCAACGCCGCGAACCGAACCAAAGATCGAAAAAATCTCCGCCTCGCTGGAACGCTCAAGCAACGCCAATACATAGCTTGCACCCACTGCCCAGATCATCAATATGATTGGACGCCGACTTGCCTCAAGCAAGGCATCGTCCCAAAGGTTGTGGGTTGCCTCAAACTTCACCGCCAACCGGCGTAAAAGAATCGTCACCAACAAATTAATAGTGAGTACTGCCAACACCGCTAAAATTGCCTCGCCCAACCACGGGTACTCCTCGGGCTGGGACTCTGACCACCACTGCAAAAGCATGTCGACTTACCTCTTTATCTCGCTGGGAAGCATAGAATAGCGCCCCCGAATAGACGGAATCATTTCTAAAGCCCGCCAATATATAAAAAACTGGCCTAAAAAACCTCATTCAATTGAGCAAGCAAGCTATAACTTCTATTTTTATAACATGCACTTAGCTAAACAAAACCAAAACTCTCTTGGCAAGCAAGATAGCGGCGGCTCCACAGCTCGGAAAAATACATACTAGACAGGGGAGCTTGAAATGTTAGCTTTGTGGAAGGCTTATCGGAGGTGACAGCATGGCAACAATAAGACCCCAAGTCGGTAATTGGTATAAAGAATTGGATATGGGACAGACGTTCGAAGTCGTTGCTATCGACGACGATTCCGCAACAATAGAAGCCCAGCTTATTGATGGCGAACTCTGCGAATACGATTTAGACAGTTGGCGCCAACTCAACCTGGAAAATATCGAAGAGCCTGAAGATTGGCGGAACGCCTTTGAACTCAGTGACGACGATTATCGGCACCTTGATGACACGATCATCCCCGAGAGTTGGAACAGCCCCATAAACGAAATTGAAACAGACGTGATAAACGGCATTCTCGACGATTATTAAATTGCGTCGGCTCCGCGTCGTCCATGCTGCCCGCGCAACTGGCGGGCAGCAGCTTGCATAATCGATGTTTCAAGCCTTTGACAGGCATAGAACATTCCTTTTTTACCAGTCGGTTGTCCCCGCCTTAACGCCCTTTTGTTGATCTGCATTGACCATGATCGCTAAGACATCAGCAAATGCAGCTGTTGTCGTTATATTCACAACATCACTTCATATATTCCCAAGCCTTTATCCCATCCCTGTGAGCTATTTCGCTTAGATTATCTTTTAACTCACAAAACTTGCACAGCACAAAATACTGTATATACTCACAGTTACTGTATAGATAACCAGACATGGAAAATATGGAAAAGTTAACTGCAAGACAAGCTCAAGTATTGCAACTGATCCGGGACCATATTGATGAAACCGGCTACCCCCCTACTCGGGCCGATATCGCCAAGGAGCTGGGATTTCGCTCACCCAATGCAGCGGAAGAACATTTAAAAGCCCTCGCCAGAAAAGGCGCAATTGAAATTATTGCGGGCGCCTCCAGAGGCATACGGCTACCAGAATCACAGGGTATCCCGGTGGTTGGCCGGGTCGCGGCGGGCAACCCGATATTAGCCGAGCAAAACATTGAAGATTACTGCGATATGCCTGCCTCGATATTTTCGCCAAGCGCTGACTACTTTCTTCGGGTTCAGGGCGACAGCATGATCAATGTCGGTATATTCGATAATGATCTTCTTGCAGTACATAGCTGCAATACCGCATTAAACGGTCAAATTGTTGTGGCACGTATTGACGATGAAGTGACCGTTAAACGTTTCAAACAGCACAAGAGCAAATATCAAATCAGTCTCTTTGCCGAAAACGACGATTATGCGCCCATTGAAGTTGATTTGCGGGAACAGGATTTTGCCATCGAAGGTTTAAGTGTTGGCGTATTGCGCCGGGGGAATTAAGCATGCAACAAGTCGAGCAATTATCGCTTTATCAAGATATCCAACCTGCCAACACCATAGCAACCGAGAATGGCAGCCTTAACGAAATTCGTTTATCAGGTAACGGCCACTTAGCCCGATCACTCCTTGCCGGCATGCTGTTGGAGCTCAGTGGACGTTCCAATGATCGCTGGCTGTGCTGGGTAGCTCAACGCCCCCTCAAGCCGCTTTTAGATGCGGGTGCCAGTCTTCGCGGCCAACGAATTTTGCAGGTTACGGCCAATACGGACACGCTTTGCAAGATCACCTGCAGAGCCCTAGAAAGCGGACGTAGCCACACTGTCGCCGTGTTAATCGAGAATGAGTTAAGTGATGAGCAGCGTCAGAAATTAAGTGCAGCAGCCAAAGCGGGCAGCGCCGAGTGCTTAATAATCAGGATGCAGAAATGACGCTAAGATTTTGATTAATGAAGGGTTTTTGACTCGGAATCCAAACTTGCCAGCTCTTCCTCTTCGTCATTATCTTCCAGCGCAGTTTCATCATCCATCACTGCGGCAGCCTCTAAACCAGCCTGAACCATTGCCCTAGCGACTTCTAAACAAGAACCAGGAATATTGCGACGCGTTTCATCAGAAAATTGGATAACCAACAAAGGTTTATCATCACCCTCTGCCTTTTGCAGAACGATGTCGCCGTTTGCTAATTCCACCAATTCTAAATATGAAAGCACAAAAAAATTCCTTGCTCGCAGAGGCCCCTCAATCAGGCGCGGTAATGGCTAGTGTAACAAATGCAGGGCCGGGGCTGCCAACGTCAATTAAAATCGTATGCCGTTTTTTATAACGACAGCCTGTTAGCAACTGGCAGACGACGAAAAACAATGGTCTTGCTAAAAGCCAGCATCCTCCATATCAGTATTCCATTAGTGTCGCCCGGTGGCGGGCAATCAAGCTGTTGAGTTCTTCTAGCCATTCCTCTAACTCCCCTGCGCCCTGCGAATGGGTTGCCAGAGAGTCTTTCGCAATCAACCCAGATACTTCGACGGTCACTGCGGCGCCAGGATGATTTATAAATCGTTCGCTGACCATAGCCCGAAGCCACGGCGTGTGACGCTCTCTGTCAGCAAGCTCAAGTAATTCCGGTGGTAGCTCACTGGCCTTAAAGTCACAAGCAAAATAATCCCCTTTGGGCAGCTGCTGAGGAAATTTAGGTTGCTGCGTTAGCATATCAGCAAGGTGGGCGCGGTAACTTAGTTGTAACTGCCACACCACGGCATCGGCCATCGCTCTCGCATAATGGCCGCCCCAGCGTGCTTCTGGCTCTTGATCCAGAGACGTGAGAAATTGCTTGGCAAAATGTAGGTGCAGATTACACTGCCCCCGATAAGACTCTCTCATTGACGTTTCCCAGCCATTTTTAGCGCAATGATTTTGGTTAGCACCAGGTGATTTGGGTAAGCGCTATGATTTCGCTGACTTCTTAGCTTTGGCTTTTGTCGCCTTTTCTTTCACCACCCATTTGCCACCAGTATAAAATGCCGACCAGCCAGATGGCTTGCCATCTACCTCAGACTGAACATATTGCTCTTTGGTCTTGCGGCTGTAGCGGATCACCGTATCGCGGCCTTCATTGTCTTGAGCCGGAGCAGAAAACAAAAAAGTATACTTTGGATCGATTTCGTTTTTGTGGGGCAGAATTTCTTTCACCCTTGGCGCGCGGGTTTCCCGATTACGCGGAAAGCCACTGGCGGCAAGAAACAATCCAGACGCCCCATCTCTCAGCACATAATGATCGTCTACCTTGTCACATTGCAGCTCGGGCATATCCACCGGATCCATCTTTGGTGGTGCTGCTTCGCCACTTCTCAACAGTTTTCGCGTATTTTTACAGCTTTCGCTGGTACAACCAAAATACTTGCCAAACCGGCCTGTCTTAAGCTGCATTTCTGCACCACATTTGTCGCATTCAAGGGTTGGCCCCTCATAACCCTTGATTTTGAAACTGCCTTTTTCTATTTCGTAGCCCGAACAATCCGGGTTGTTGCCACAAATATGCAGTTTGCGACTTTCATCAATTAAATAGCTTTCCATTGCCGTGTTACAGATCTTACAGCGCTGCTTGCTCCGTAATACCTTGGACTCCGCTTCTTCGTCTTCACTATCAATGCTGACAAAGTCGTCGCCAGTTACCAGGTTGATCGTTTTTTTACAGCGCTCTTTGGGCGGCAGCGCGTAACCCGAACAGCCAAGAAAAACGCCCGTGCTTGCGGTACGAATCTGCATGGGCCGACCACAGGTAGGACACTCAATATCCGTGCCGGTAGGCTGATTATTGCGCATGCCTTCGCTATCATCTTGCTCGGCTTTTTCTAGCGCTTTTTGAAACTCGCTGTAAAACTCATCCAAGAGCTTTTTCCAGTCTTTGCCGCCCGAGGCGACAATATCCAGCGACTCTTCCATACGGGCAGTAAAGCTGAAGTCCAGCAGATTACTGAAGCTCTCTACGAGGCGATCGGTGACAATATCGCCCATTTTTTCTGCATAAAACCGGCGGTTTTCAACTTTGACGTAACCCCGGTCCTGGATCGTGGAGATAATGGAG
The DNA window shown above is from Spongiibacter sp. IMCC21906 and carries:
- the mfd gene encoding transcription-repair coupling factor, which produces MPADLGSQRQNPIVIKLPDMPTPWQSKHQHWGRLPAAARGLIIAELVEHSSDPVLVICRDTSSAYQLEQALAFFTKADVHLLPDWETLPYDTFSPHEDIISDRLRTLSKLPELKQGVLIVPITTLMQRLAPPAYVQQRALRFKVGHILDLAEIRLQLERSGYRHTATVYQHGEYAFRGAILDIFPMGCEQPLRIELLDDEIDSIREFDPETQRGTEKVDDIDLLPAKEFPLDEDGIALFRRQWHHRFDVDHRKCNLYQDVSDGIAPPGVEYYLSLFFEETASLFDYLPSSIHLITEAGIEDAAQHYWQDIQQRYEQRQGDVQRPILPPNAIFQAVPELFATLKHYPRISLSASSQADQAGGHDFPIHDGPELNVEPKSDDPLAKLRAYALNRQVLLCAESAGRREALQDLLKRHKLEAREFSSWEAFHDSQSPLGITVAPLEGGFSSDHAKAFALVSESQLFGRRVAQNRRRKKSTSNPDLVVRNLAELRPGAPVVHADHGVGRYLGLQTLDVDDDANEFLTLEYAEGSLLYVPVSALFLISRYTGSDEDNAPLHRLGSDQWSKAKRKAAEKIRDVAAELLDIYARRSARSGRAFDLDEADYQMFAEGFPFEETPDQQTAIDAVIGDMKATQPMDRLVCGDVGFGKTEVAVRAAFIAVQNSSQVVVLVPTTLLAQQHFESFRDRFADWPVTVEVLSRFRSASEQKAILENMADGKVDILIGTHKLLNGGIKYRELGLVIIDEEHRFGVRQKEALKNLRAEVDILTLTATPIPRTLNMSMSGIRDLSIIATPPARRLSVKTFVRERDDALIKEAILREVLRGGQVYYLHNEVKTIEKAARDLQEVLPDIRIGIGHGQMRERELEQVMSDFYHRRHNVLLCSTIIETGIDVPNANTIIIERADKFGLAQLHQLRGRVGRSHHQAYAYLLTPPIKQLTGDAQKRLTAISEADDLGAGFTLATHDMEIRGAGELLGDEQSGQIHSIGFTMYMDMLDRAVNAIKSGKTIDLENSSEDNVDINLRLPALIPDDYLPDVQSRLMMYKRIASAANADELRELQIEMIDRFGLLPDQIKNLFRASELRQRAGALGISKLEFSARGGRIEFSAHTEVDPLKLVQLVQSAPGAYQFDGATALKCKAELEEAAQRFEYIEQLLEMLEP
- a CDS encoding CsiV family protein — protein: MRKPSLKYLLGALLLSSISLSSLAADREFQIDLIVFANNNSNAAFSESWPDNLRLRYPNNWVQLPGSGGKNNTLTRVDAPSPEFADVLKSMRLSSRYRTLFQGSWRQTLKNRRSAPAILIEGGDRQGEHYELEGYVKVAVERYLYLDTNLWFSRFGDGKGDFYLPRQPYRFSGQEETEPDFDTLTARPEDSSEYQDDYQQFVEQNPQLQEKQRYGASNTPIARIVVMDQLRRLRSNEVHFLDHPLFGVLVMITNVDDLPPVDAQTQISP
- a CDS encoding S-methyl-5'-thioinosine phosphorylase is translated as MRHKVAVVGGTGLCDWPGLEFGKARKINTPYGSPSAELQALRYQGVEFLFLPRHGGKHSIPPHKINYRANLYALHSLGVKQVLAVNAVGGIGTRYGAEVIAVPDQINDYTWGREHTYFDGEDGQVEHIDFSYPYSQPLRERLLAAGLTAEIPMVDGGVYAATQGPRLETAAEIRRLAKDGNDLVGMTGMPEAALARELAMDYASLCLVVNPAAGESDELITMDDITLVLNTGMEKVKTILAGAICALAKMD
- a CDS encoding mechanosensitive ion channel family protein, with translation MLLQWWSESQPEEYPWLGEAILAVLAVLTINLLVTILLRRLAVKFEATHNLWDDALLEASRRPIILMIWAVGASYVLALLERSSEAEIFSIFGSVRGVGVVLILSWFLVSLVRQIEKRLLSEDYRKSDEPVDQTTVMALGKLVRTAVIIVAGLMVLQNLGYSISGVLAFGGIGGIAVGFAAKDLLSNFFGGLMIYLDRPFSVGEWVRSPDKEIEGTVENIGWRLTRIRTFDMRPLYVPNAIFAQIAVENPSRMLNRRIYETIGLRYQDAALMPDIISRVRSMLENHSEIDLGRTLIVNFNKYNASSLDFFIYTFTKTRDWVEYHAIKQEILLRIMDIIHEQGADVAFPTTTVKLDPVQIERDMAETATQPTTGQ
- a CDS encoding DUF6763 family protein → MATIRPQVGNWYKELDMGQTFEVVAIDDDSATIEAQLIDGELCEYDLDSWRQLNLENIEEPEDWRNAFELSDDDYRHLDDTIIPESWNSPINEIETDVINGILDDY
- the lexA gene encoding transcriptional repressor LexA encodes the protein MEKLTARQAQVLQLIRDHIDETGYPPTRADIAKELGFRSPNAAEEHLKALARKGAIEIIAGASRGIRLPESQGIPVVGRVAAGNPILAEQNIEDYCDMPASIFSPSADYFLRVQGDSMINVGIFDNDLLAVHSCNTALNGQIVVARIDDEVTVKRFKQHKSKYQISLFAENDDYAPIEVDLREQDFAIEGLSVGVLRRGN
- a CDS encoding DUF6586 family protein, which codes for MRESYRGQCNLHLHFAKQFLTSLDQEPEARWGGHYARAMADAVVWQLQLSYRAHLADMLTQQPKFPQQLPKGDYFACDFKASELPPELLELADRERHTPWLRAMVSERFINHPGAAVTVEVSGLIAKDSLATHSQGAGELEEWLEELNSLIARHRATLMEY